The genomic window GCCTCCGACAGCCTGGTCGGCTCCGCGGTCTTCCGGACCATCCGCGAACTCGGCCTCGCGATCCCCGACGACGTGTCGCTCATCGCCTTCGACGACGCCGACTGGACGAGCCTCACCACGCCACCCATCACCGTCGTGTCGCAGCCGATCTACGAACTCGGTGCGGAATCCGCACGCCGGTTGATCGCCCGGATCGGTGGGGCGGGGGCAGACGCGGAGGAGTTCGTGCTCGCCCAGACGCTCATCGAGCGCGGCTCCGTGGCTGCGCCCCCGACCCGCTGACCCGCCGACCTCGGTTCGTAACTCAGGACTGCTGTGGCGTGTCGGGCGTGACACGCCGGGCGGGCGTCGCGACGCGCCGAGCCACTCCTGAGTTAGGGACGGCGACGGAGGACGAGGACGCTGTCGTCGAGCTCGGCGGGCTCACCGTCGGGCCCGATCGCGGCGCGCGCGACGAGGCCTGCGGTGACGACCTCCCAGTCGGTCGCCTCAAGCTCCAGCGAGGCGTGGACCTCGTCGGGCGTCGGGAAGTGCGCGTGCGCGATGTGCTCGGTCGCCCAGGGCGGCGGACCGGCGTGGCCGACGACGAGGAGGGTGCCGCCGGGAGCGACCGCCGATGCCGCGCGACGGAGGACCGCCTCGCGCGGGAACTCGACGGGGGAGTGCAGGAACGTCGCGGTAACGAGATCGAACGACGCCGACGGTTCCCACTCGACGAGGTCGGCCTGCACCCAGGTGATGCGGTCGACGACCCCCGCCTCGCTCGCGGTCGACGCTCCGAGGGCGAGCGCGCTCGGAGAGATGTCGACGGCGGTCACGGACCAGCCCTGCCGGGCGAGCCAGACGGCGTCCGCGCCCTCTCCACTGCCGAGATCGAGTGCGGTGCCGGGCGCCAACGCGTCCACCTCGCGCTCGAGCGCGGCGTTCGGTTTGCCGCTCCACACCTGGCCGCGGCTGCTGTAACGGTGCTCCCAGAAGGCGGCGGGATCGGTGATGGCGGGCTCGTGCTCGGAGGTCATGGCATCAGCCTGCCGTGACACCGGCCGCGGGCGCATGATTCTTGCCGGAACGGCAACTGAGGTTGTCGCAGCGCGGCCTTCGACACTTCGACAGGCTCTGTGACCGGGCTGCGGCTCAGTGACCGGGTTGCGGATGGGCTGATCCGGTCACTGAGCCTGTCGAAGTGCTCGCGGGGAAAGACGGTCCGGTCGCCGCCCTTCGACAGGCTCAGGGACCTGGCATCGACGCCGCGTCCGGGGTCAGGCGCGGAAGTTGAGCGCCAGGTCGATCAGGAGGCGCGTGCCGTACCCGGTCGCACCCTTCGACCGCCACGACTCGTCCGACTCCACGAGCATGGTGCCGGCGATGTCGAGGTGCGCCCACGGGATGTCGCCGACGAACTCCGCGAGGAACAGTGCGGCGAGCGTCGAACCGGCGAACCGGCCGCCGATGTTGGCGAGGTCCGCGACGTCCGAGTCGAGCTGCTTGCGGTAGCTGCGTTCGAGCGGCAGCTGCCACAGCTGCTCGTCGGTGGCCTTCGATGAGGCGAGCGTCTGGTCGACGATGCCCTGGTCGGTGCCGTGCACGGCCGCCGTCTTCGTGCCGAGCGCCATGATCGCGGCACCGGTCAGCGTCGCGATGTCGACGATCGCGTCCGGTTCCTCTTCGACGGCGAGGCTCAGGCCGTCGGCGAGGACGAGGCGACCCTCCGCGTCGGTGTTCTTGATCTCCACGGTGGTGCCGTTGCGGAACGTCAGCACGTCGCCGAGCATCGTGGCCGAGCCCGAGGGCATGTTGTCCGTGCACATGAGGAACGCCGTGACGCTGCTCGTGCAGTGCAACTCCTCCAGCGCCGTCACGGCGGACAGGATCGCTCCGGCGCCCGCCATGTCCATCTTCATCGCCGCGTGGGACGGGTCGGACGGCTTGAGCGAGATGCCGCCCGAGTCGTACATGATGCCCTTGCCGACGAGTGCGAGGTGTCCTGCGGCCTCGATCAGCGAGCCGTCGTCGTCCTTCGGCGTGTACCGCAGCTTGATCATGCGCGGTTCCTCGACGCTACCGGCGTTGACGCCGAGCAGGCCCCCGAGACCGAGCTCGATGAGCGCGTCCTTGTCGAAGACCTCGACGTCGAGCCCGTTGGCGGCACCGAGCGTCTCGGCCACCTCGGCGAGGTCGGTCGCCGTGAGGTGTCCGGGAGGCGTGTTCGCGAGATCGCGCGCGAGGTTCGCCGAACGGGCGAGAACCTCGCCACGGTGTGCGCCCGTCGCGGTCTCGGGCAGGTCTTCAGCACCGGCGACGAGGTGGAGCGCGACGAGCGGGGTGCGCTTGGTCTCCCGCTTCAACTCGGTGTAGCGGTACCGGGCGAGGAGCGCGCCCTCGACGACGAGCTGCCCCGCGGAGGCCGGGTCGAGGTCGAACGACCGCGCCACGTCGAGGCCGATGCTCGCGAAGGAGGATGCCGCACGGGCGAAGGCAGCAGCGATGTCGCGGAGGGCTGCCGGGGTGCGCTTCTCGGGTGCACCGACGCCGACCGCGATGTACGTCGGGGCGTCCTGGCTGGGGATGACGAGCGTCTGGCCGATCTCGCCGGTGAAGCCGGCGCGGGACAGTGCCGCGCGGTCGAGTCCGAGCGCGGCGGGGATGTCGTCGCCGGCGCCGTCGGCTGCGGGGGCGACGGCCAGGCCGATCGCCTCGACACCCTCGGGGATTTCGATCGCGACGCTCAGCTCGACCGCCTCGGCGTCGAGTGAGGGGGTGCGGGAGAAGGTCGGCGGGATCAGCTTGGTGGGGCGGGATGGCATGCAGCGTCCTTCGTCTCGGAATCGGGCTGGATCCATCGTATGGGCCTCACCTGGCCGCTGACGCGAGGGGTCTGGCAGGATGCCGGGATGGGTGCATGGGGAACGGCGATCTTCTCGAACGACACGGCCTCGGACATCCGCACCGAGTACCGCGAGTACGTGCAGGACCGGGTGCCGGACGACGAGGCGACGCGACGGACCATCGCGTCGTTCGCCCATCTGGTGGAGCGCGAGGACGGTGAGCTGTGGATCCCGCTCGCGGCCGCGCAGAGTGAGGTCGGCCGGCTCGATCCCGAGGTGCGGACGCGGGCGCTCGCGGCGATCGATCGCGGTGCCGACCTCGAGCTGTGGGCCGAAGCGGGCCCGGGGGAGGTCGCCAGGCGGACCGCGGCCCTCGATTGTCTCCGCGAGCATCTCCTCGGCCCGCAGCCCGCACCGAAGCGCCTCCGACGATCGTGGCGCCATGTGGAGGACGACCTGACGCCGGGCGACGTCCTCGCGTTCACGGCGCCGAACGGACGGACGGCCCTGTTCCGGGTCGCCGGCATCCATCGGTCCCGATACGGTGACTCACCCGAGCTCGACGTGCTCGACTGGGTGGGCGAGCAGGTCCCCGGGCCGGAGACCCTGGCGACGCTGCGAGCGAAGCGCGAGCCGGCCTCGGGCAATCTGCCGGAGCGTCCGGTCGTCTGGCGGCCGGATCGGTTCCGCAAGACGGACCCGGTGTGGCACGAGGTCGGCTTCGTCCGTGTCGCACGCCTCGAGGGGTGGCCGAACCGGCCGGGCCGGACCCCTGGTCACTCCGGCCTCTGGCGGGTGCTCAACCTGGTCGTGACCCGCGACCTCCTCGACGGGACCTGGTGAGCTGAGGCGGATCGTCGCTCGCGGGGTGGGCGGGCGACGATCCGCCTCACCTCAGCGGGAGGCGACGAGCGCGCCCCGGACGTCGTCGCGCGGCTCGGTCTCGATCGCCTGCGCCTGCGCCTGGGCGAGCACGTCCGCGATGACCACGCGCTCGCCGGACTCGGCGGACCGCACGGCGGCCTCCACCATCGCGAGGCTCAGCACGTTGGCGTGCACCTCACCCGAGGGGACACGCCCCGTGCGCAGGGCGTCGACGAACTCGACGAGCGAGCCCGCGATCTCCTCCGGCACGTCCGGCTCGAGCTCGGCGGTCTCGACCGCCGACGGAGCTCCGCCCTGCGGTGCGAGCTGCCGCTGCGGAGCGGAGTCGCCGTCCCAGACGGCCGTGCCGTACTCGCCGTTCACTCGCCAACTGCCGTTCCACGAGGTCTCCACGCCGTCCGCGCACCAGCTGCCGCTGTAGGTGTAGCGGACTCCTCCGGCGAACTCGAAGATCGCGGTCGCGGCGGCGTCGGCGGAGAACCAGCTCCACCCCGGGTTGTACTCCTCGCAGTACACGGCGATCGGGTCGCTGCCGAGGACGTAGCGGGCGGCGTCGAAGGCATGGATCGCCATGTCGACGAGCAGCACGTGCGGCATCTCCTCGCGGAAGCCGCCGAAGTGCGGCGCCTTGAAGAACTCCGTCGTCGCGGACCCGAGCCGACCGAGCGTGGCGACCTGCTCCCGTAAGGCGGCGATCGACGCGTAGTAGCGACGCGACTGGCTGGTCATGAGCAGTTGCCCGCTTGCCTCGGCCGTCGCCGCCAGGGAAAGCGCCTGCGCGACGGTCGGTGCGATCGGCTTCTCGCAGAGCACCGGCAACCCGGCGAAGAGCGCCTCGGTGTTGACCGGGTGGTGCGCGGCGGGCACGGTGACGTTGACGACCGCGTCCGCCCCCGTCGCCTCGGCGACGACGGACACGCTGGTGCCGACGACGACACCCCCGGGGCCCACGACGAGCCCGGCCTCGGTCACCGCCGACTCCGCGAGGGCCGTGTCGAGGTCGACGACGCCGACGAGTTCCGTGTCCGGGTTCGCGAGGATCGTCCGCAACCACGCCCGTCCCATCCCGCCCGCACCGACGAGCACGAGCCGGACCGGCCTGATGGCGTCCGCGAGCGTCGCGAAGCCACCGTCGACAGGAGCACTCATCGCGCGAGCGCCCCTTCGTATCCGCGGCCGTTGTAGAAGTCCTCGGTCTCGTACCGCAGCAGGACCGGCACCGCGCGTTCCGGACGCAGCGTCTGCGCCCACCGGACGCCGTTCGCGAGGACGCGACGGACGTGCTCGTGGTGGTAGACGGGGTAGTCCTGGTCGCCGGGGGAGAAGAAGAAGATCTTGCCGAAGCCGCGCTTGTAGGTCATGCCGGAACGGAAGACCTCGCCACCGGTGAAGGTCGAGAGGAAGACGAGCTCGTCGGGCGCGGGGACGTCGAAGAACTCGCCGTACATCTCCTGCGCCGGGATGATGAACGGGTGCGGGATCCCCTGGGCGATCGGGTGGGTGGGGTCGACGGTCCAGACGATCTCGCGGTCCTCCTCCGACCGCCACCGGAGCGTGCACGAGGTGCCCATGAGCTTGCCGAAGATCTTCGACCAGTGGCCGGAGTGCAGCACGAGCAGACCCATACCGGCGAGTACGTGCTGGTGCACGCGCTCGACGACCTCGTCGGCGACCTCGCCGTGAGCCGCATGGCCCCACCAGACGAGCACGTCGGTCGCGGCGAGCACCTCCTCGGTGAGCCCGTGCTCCGGTTCGTCGAGCGTGGTCGTGGTGACCACGGCGTCGGCGCCGAGGTGCTCTTCGATGCCCTCCTTGATGGTCGTGTGCATGCCGTCCGGGTAGATGGCGCGGACCTTCTCCTCGATCTGCTCGTGGCGGTTCTCGCCCCAGACGAGGACGCGGATGGGGGTGCTGCTGTCGGACATGGTGGTGCTCCTTCGAGGATGCGTTGCGTGGTCGGAGAGGGTGTCGGAGTGGTCGTCGGTCATTTCACGGCACCGCCCGTGGCGCCCGCGGCGATGAACCGCTGGGCGATGACGAGCAGCAGGATCGCGGGCAGGGACGAGAGGACGGCGGTCGCCATCACCGCGCTCCAGTTCGAGACCTGCGAGCCGAGGTACTGGTAGATGCCGAGCGTCACTGGCCGGACGTCCTCCGTCGTCGTCAGCGTCAGGGCGAACAGGAAGTCGCTCCAGGAGAAGAGGAAGGCGAACAGACCGGCGGTGATGAGCACGTTGCGGCTCACCGGGAGGACGATCGAGACGAAGGCCCGCACGTGCCCGGCGCCGTCGACCCGTGCCGCCTCCACGATCGACGGCGGGATGGTCTGCATCGACGCCCGCAGGATGAGGATCGCGAACGGGATGGCGTGCGAGGCGTCGGCGAGGATCAGCCCGGGGATCGAATTGAGCAGGCCGAGGTCGTTGTACGCCGAGTAGAGGGCGTTCGCGATCACGATGCCCGGGATCATCTGGGCGATCAGGATCACGAGGAGGGCGATGCTGATCCACCGGAACCGGAACTGCGCGAGGGCGTAGGCCGCCGGGGCCGCGATCACCAGGCTGAGGACGACGGTTCCGAGCGAGATGACGAGGCTCGTGACGAGGTGCCCGCCCTGGTCGGCGATCGCCTTCTCGTACCCGGCGAAGCTCGGGTTGACCGGGAAGAAGTCCCCGGTGAGCGTGTTGCCGGAGGGTTGCAGGGACGCGTTCACCATCCAGTAGACGGGGAAGAGCATGATCGCGAGGATGAGGATGCCGAGGACGGTGTAACCGAGGTGGCGCCGGTCGCCGCGGTGGCGACGCGGGCCGACCGGGGCGAAGCGGCGCGTCTGCCGGCCGCCGGTCACGATGCTGGTCGTGGTCATGAGGGTCCGTGTCCTTACTCGTCGACCGCGCGTCGGTTCACGCGCAGGTAGACGATGGCGAAGAGGAGCGAGATGACGATGAGGATGTTGCTGAAGGCCGCACCGACACCGAACTCGAAGTTCACGAACGACTCCTGATACGACCGCACCGCGAGGGTCTGGGTGGCGTTCGCCGGCCCGCCGTTCGTGAGGCCGAGGATGATGTCGAGCACCTTGATCGTGTAGACGACGCCGAGCACGAGCACGACGCTGACCACGGGGCGGAGGTTCGGCCAGGTGATGTGGCGGAACGCCTTCCAACCGGTCGCGCCGTCGAGCGCTCCCGCCTCGTAGAGCTCGTCGGGGATGTCCTGGAGGCCGCCGTAGAGGATCGTGACGTTGAACGGGATGCCGATCCAGATGTTGACGAGGACGACCGCGAACAGGGCCACCGACGGGCTCGTCAGCCAGGGGACGCCCGACAGGCCGATGGAGCCGAGGGCGGCGTTTAGCACGCCGCTGTCCTGGTCGAGGATCGACCGCCAGGTGGCGCTCGACACGATCAGGGGGAGGAGCCAGGGGAGCAGCAGCATCGCGCGGAGGAACGAGCTCAGGGGGAAGCGTCGCTTGAAGAAGACGGCGAGCGCGAGCCCGATCACGAACTGCCCGGCGATCGACCCCACCGTGAACAACGCCGTGTTGAGCAGCGCCGGTGTGAACAGTTGGGAACTGAACACGGTCACGTAGTTCGCGAACCCGACCCACGGCGCCTCGCCCGTGAAGAACGTCTTCGTCGTGTACTCCTGGAAGCTCATCGTGACGTTCTTGACGACCGGATAGCCGAAGAAGAGGACGATGTAGAGCGCTGCGGGAAGGACGAAGCCGAGCTTGATCAGGTCTTCCCGGCGGAAGCGTCGGCTCCGGCGGCCGGCCCCGGCGGGGGTGCGCTTGGTCGGCGCGCCCCCGTCGGTGCCGCTGGACCGCTGGTCGGTCTTCCGGTCCTGGAGCGATGCTCCGGCGATGCCACTGCTCATCAGGATCAGCCCGCGGCCGCCTGCTTGAACGCCTCTTCAGGCGTCGCCTGCCCGGTCAGGGCGAGCTGGATGGCGGTGTAGATCTCGGTCGCGGCCTCGGGCCACTCCTCGCCGAGCTCGCCGGTGCGCGAGCGGGCGTTGGCGACCTGCTCGGTGAACGCGGCCATCTCGGGGACCTTCGCGACGTACTGCTCGGCCAGGGCCGTCTTCGTCGGGACGGTGAAGCGGGCCTCCGCGAGGGCGAGCTGGTTCTCGTCGCTCGAGATGCACTCGACGAACTTCGCCGCCTTCGCCTGCTTGTCCTTGTCGCCGGTCACGGGGACGGTCCAGACCTCGCCGCCGAGCGGGGCGACGGGCGTCTGGCCGGCCTTGTTGACCGGAACCTGCACGCTGCCGTACTTGAGGTTCGTGTCGGCGCTGAGGGCCGGGATCTGCCACGGACCGTTGATCATCATCGCGGCCTTACCGGCCATGAACTGGTCGTTCACGTCGGCCTGCGACCAGTTGATGACGCTCTTCGACGCCGAACCCGAGTTCACGAGGTCGACCTGCAGCTGGAGCGCCTCGGCGACGGCGGGCGTCGTGAGGTCGGCCTCGTCGCCGCCGTTGGTCCACATGAACGGCAGGAACTGCCAGCTGCCCTCGTAGGTGGCGATGGAGCTGAAGGCCAGCCCGTAGGTGTCGCCCTCGGTCAGTGCCGCCGCGGCCGTCTTGAGTTCGTCCCACGTGGTCGGCGGGGTGATGCCCTTCGCCGCGAGGAGGTCCTCGTTGTAGAAGAGGCCGAGGGTGTTGACCGTCGGCGCCAGGCCGTAGACCTCCCCCTCGTAGCTCGCGGCGTCGAGGATGCCCTTCGCGAAGCCCGAGGTGTCGACGCCGTAGTCGCTGAGTGGCGAGAGTCCGCCGGTCGCGGCGATCTCCTGGACGTCCGGGTTGTCGAGCATGAGGACGTCGGGCAGCGTCTTGGACGACGACTGCTGGAGCACCTTCTGGATGAGGTCCTTGCCGGGGACGGTTTCGCGCTTGATCTTCACGCCGACGTCGTCCGCGCACCGGTCGAGGGCTTCGCCCACGAGGGTCTTGTCGGGTTCGTTGTTGTAGTAGTCGAGGATCGTGAGGGTGTCGGCGTCGCCTCCAGCCGCCGCGCCACCGCCACCGCTGCACGCGGTGAGGGCGAACGGGGTGATCGCGAGGATCGCGAGCGATCCGAGCACGTGCGGCCGACGGACGATGCGTGGCCGGGTGTCGCGGGTGGTCGTGGATCTCATGTCATGGCTCCTTTGCCTGGTGAGTGGTGATCGTGATGCGGTGGTGATCGTGGTGCGGTGGGTGGTTCGGTCAGTGGTCGAGTGGGATCCAGGTGGCACCTGCGTCGGCGCTCGCCGAGACCGCGGCGAGCACGCGCTGCACCCGGAGGCCGTCGGCGAAGCCCGGTTCGGGCGCCCGGCCGGCGGCGAGGTCGCGGGCGAGGTCGGCGACCTCGTGGACGAAGGTGTGCTCGTAGCCGAGGCCGTGGCCGGCCGGCCACCAGGCGTCCGCATACGGGTGACCGGGTTC from Plantibacter flavus includes these protein-coding regions:
- a CDS encoding carbohydrate ABC transporter permease, giving the protein MTTTSIVTGGRQTRRFAPVGPRRHRGDRRHLGYTVLGILILAIMLFPVYWMVNASLQPSGNTLTGDFFPVNPSFAGYEKAIADQGGHLVTSLVISLGTVVLSLVIAAPAAYALAQFRFRWISIALLVILIAQMIPGIVIANALYSAYNDLGLLNSIPGLILADASHAIPFAILILRASMQTIPPSIVEAARVDGAGHVRAFVSIVLPVSRNVLITAGLFAFLFSWSDFLFALTLTTTEDVRPVTLGIYQYLGSQVSNWSAVMATAVLSSLPAILLLVIAQRFIAAGATGGAVK
- a CDS encoding leucyl aminopeptidase — protein: MPSRPTKLIPPTFSRTPSLDAEAVELSVAIEIPEGVEAIGLAVAPAADGAGDDIPAALGLDRAALSRAGFTGEIGQTLVIPSQDAPTYIAVGVGAPEKRTPAALRDIAAAFARAASSFASIGLDVARSFDLDPASAGQLVVEGALLARYRYTELKRETKRTPLVALHLVAGAEDLPETATGAHRGEVLARSANLARDLANTPPGHLTATDLAEVAETLGAANGLDVEVFDKDALIELGLGGLLGVNAGSVEEPRMIKLRYTPKDDDGSLIEAAGHLALVGKGIMYDSGGISLKPSDPSHAAMKMDMAGAGAILSAVTALEELHCTSSVTAFLMCTDNMPSGSATMLGDVLTFRNGTTVEIKNTDAEGRLVLADGLSLAVEEEPDAIVDIATLTGAAIMALGTKTAAVHGTDQGIVDQTLASSKATDEQLWQLPLERSYRKQLDSDVADLANIGGRFAGSTLAALFLAEFVGDIPWAHLDIAGTMLVESDESWRSKGATGYGTRLLIDLALNFRA
- a CDS encoding sugar ABC transporter substrate-binding protein: MRSTTTRDTRPRIVRRPHVLGSLAILAITPFALTACSGGGGAAAGGDADTLTILDYYNNEPDKTLVGEALDRCADDVGVKIKRETVPGKDLIQKVLQQSSSKTLPDVLMLDNPDVQEIAATGGLSPLSDYGVDTSGFAKGILDAASYEGEVYGLAPTVNTLGLFYNEDLLAAKGITPPTTWDELKTAAAALTEGDTYGLAFSSIATYEGSWQFLPFMWTNGGDEADLTTPAVAEALQLQVDLVNSGSASKSVINWSQADVNDQFMAGKAAMMINGPWQIPALSADTNLKYGSVQVPVNKAGQTPVAPLGGEVWTVPVTGDKDKQAKAAKFVECISSDENQLALAEARFTVPTKTALAEQYVAKVPEMAAFTEQVANARSRTGELGEEWPEAATEIYTAIQLALTGQATPEEAFKQAAAG
- a CDS encoding SAM-dependent methyltransferase gives rise to the protein MTSEHEPAITDPAAFWEHRYSSRGQVWSGKPNAALEREVDALAPGTALDLGSGEGADAVWLARQGWSVTAVDISPSALALGASTASEAGVVDRITWVQADLVEWEPSASFDLVTATFLHSPVEFPREAVLRRAASAVAPGGTLLVVGHAGPPPWATEHIAHAHFPTPDEVHASLELEATDWEVVTAGLVARAAIGPDGEPAELDDSVLVLRRRP
- a CDS encoding ThuA domain-containing protein, giving the protein MSDSSTPIRVLVWGENRHEQIEEKVRAIYPDGMHTTIKEGIEEHLGADAVVTTTTLDEPEHGLTEEVLAATDVLVWWGHAAHGEVADEVVERVHQHVLAGMGLLVLHSGHWSKIFGKLMGTSCTLRWRSEEDREIVWTVDPTHPIAQGIPHPFIIPAQEMYGEFFDVPAPDELVFLSTFTGGEVFRSGMTYKRGFGKIFFFSPGDQDYPVYHHEHVRRVLANGVRWAQTLRPERAVPVLLRYETEDFYNGRGYEGALAR
- a CDS encoding Gfo/Idh/MocA family protein; this translates as MSAPVDGGFATLADAIRPVRLVLVGAGGMGRAWLRTILANPDTELVGVVDLDTALAESAVTEAGLVVGPGGVVVGTSVSVVAEATGADAVVNVTVPAAHHPVNTEALFAGLPVLCEKPIAPTVAQALSLAATAEASGQLLMTSQSRRYYASIAALREQVATLGRLGSATTEFFKAPHFGGFREEMPHVLLVDMAIHAFDAARYVLGSDPIAVYCEEYNPGWSWFSADAAATAIFEFAGGVRYTYSGSWCADGVETSWNGSWRVNGEYGTAVWDGDSAPQRQLAPQGGAPSAVETAELEPDVPEEIAGSLVEFVDALRTGRVPSGEVHANVLSLAMVEAAVRSAESGERVVIADVLAQAQAQAIETEPRDDVRGALVASR
- a CDS encoding carbohydrate ABC transporter permease, which gives rise to MSSGIAGASLQDRKTDQRSSGTDGGAPTKRTPAGAGRRSRRFRREDLIKLGFVLPAALYIVLFFGYPVVKNVTMSFQEYTTKTFFTGEAPWVGFANYVTVFSSQLFTPALLNTALFTVGSIAGQFVIGLALAVFFKRRFPLSSFLRAMLLLPWLLPLIVSSATWRSILDQDSGVLNAALGSIGLSGVPWLTSPSVALFAVVLVNIWIGIPFNVTILYGGLQDIPDELYEAGALDGATGWKAFRHITWPNLRPVVSVVLVLGVVYTIKVLDIILGLTNGGPANATQTLAVRSYQESFVNFEFGVGAAFSNILIVISLLFAIVYLRVNRRAVDE